The following proteins come from a genomic window of Miscanthus floridulus cultivar M001 chromosome 2, ASM1932011v1, whole genome shotgun sequence:
- the LOC136539925 gene encoding BTB/POZ domain-containing protein At1g03010-like isoform X2 produces MGVATVTELKQSISGKRTFRPSLISRHANEWPPTDVSSDLTVEVGTSSFALHKFPLVSLSGKIRRLVAEAKDAKLARLSLHGTPGGAPAFELAAKFCYGVHVDVTVANVAMLRCAAHYLQITDDFSDKSLELRAEAFLRDAVLPSIASSVAVLRSCEALLPAAEDVGLVPRLIAAIASNVCKEQLTSGLSKLDQCAAQLKPAAAFADLDSQGDWWGKSVAALGLDFFQRLLSAVKAKGLKQETVTRILINYAQNSLHGLMARDVHRCGGAAANADAVKKQRAIVEAIVGLLPAQSKKSPVPMAFLSGLLKTAMSVSASSICRADLEKRIGMQLDQAILEDILIAASAGAGAATPAGHGQQHALYDTDVVACIFSVFLNLDDDHNEEDAGFDYDSPRPPKQSLLVKAAKLLDSYLAEVALDSNILPSKFISLAELLPDHARVVTDGLYRAVDIFLKVHPNIKEAERYRLCKAIDCQRLTPDACSHAAQNERLPVQMAVQVLYFEQLRLRSAIQSGGGSMGGHDAALFFGCAAAAASVQGSVNMRSGSGAMSPRDNYASVRRENRELKLEVARMRMRLTDLEKDHVSMKRELVRVGPANRLLRGFARSLSRLFRMRPAAEPGLQQLGAKATADAKVLFQRRRRHSIS; encoded by the exons atggGCGTGGCGACGGTGACAGAGCTGAAGCAGAGCATCTCCGGGAAGAGGACATTCCGGCCGAGCCTCATCAGCCGCCACGCCAATGAGTG GCCTCCGACCGACGTCTCCAGCGACCTCACCGTCGAGGTCGGCACCTCCAGCTTCGCGCTCCACAAG TTCCCGCTGGTGTCCCTGAGCGGCAAGATCCGGCGGCTCGTCGCGGAGGCCAAGGACGCCAAGCTGGCGCGGCTCAGCCTGCACGGCACCCCGGGGGGCGCGCCGGCGTTCGAGCTCGCCGCCAAGTTCTGCTACGGCGTCCACGTGGACGTCACGGTCGCCAACGTCGCCATGCTGCGCTGCGCCGCGCACTACCTGCAGATCACCGACGACTTCTCCGACAAGAGCCTGGAGCTCCGCGCCGAGGCGTTCCTCCGCGACGCGGTGCTCCCCAGCATCGCCAGCTCCGTCGCCGTGCTCCGCAGCTGCGAGGCGCTGCTCCCGGCCGCCGAGGACGTCGGCCTCGTGCCCCGCCTCATCGCCGCCATCGCTAGCAACGTGTGCAAGGAGCAGCTCACGTCGGGGCTGTCCAAGCTGGACCAGTGCGCGGCGCAGCTGAAGCCCGCCGCGGCGTTCGCCGACCTCGACTCGCAGGGCGACTGGTGGGGCAAGTCGGTGGCCGCGCTCGGCCTCGACTTCTTCCAGCGCCTGCTGTCCGCGGTCAAGGCCAAGGGGCTCAAGCAGGAGACGGTGACCCGGATCCTCATCAACTACGCGCAGAACTCGCTGCACGGGCTCATGGCCAGGGACGTGCACAGATGCGGCGGCGCCGCCGCGAACGCTGACGCCGTCAAGAAGCAGCGCGCCATCGTGGAGGCCATCGTGGGCCTGCTCCCGGCGCAGTCCAAGAAGAGCCCCGTGCCGATGGCCTTCCTCTCGGGGCTCCTCAAGACGGCGATGTCGGTGTCCGCGTCCAGCATCTGCAGGGCCGACCTGGAGAAGCGGATCGGCATGCAGCTGGACCAGGCCATCCTGGAGGACATACTCATCGCCGccagcgcgggcgcgggcgcggccacGCCGGCCGGGCACGGGCAGCAGCACGCGCTGTACGACACGGACGTGGTGGCGTGCATCTTCTCGGTGTTCCTCAACCTCGACGACGACCACAACGAGGAGGACGCCGGGTTCGACTACGACAGCCCGCGGCCGCCCAAGCAGAGCCTCCTGGTGAAGGCCGCCAAGCTGCTGGACAGCTACCTCGCGGAGGTGGCGCTCGACTCCAACATCCTCCCGTCCAAGTTCATCTCCCTTGCCGAGCTGCTCCCGGACCACGCTCGCGTCGTCACCGACGGCCTCTACCGCGCCGTCGACATCTTCCTCAAG GTGCACCCGAACATCAAGGAGGCGGAGAGGTACCGGCTGTGCAAGGCGATCGACTGCCAGCGTCTGACGCCTGACGCGTGCAGCCACGCGGCGCAGAACGAGCGGCTCCCGGTGCAGATGGCGGTGCAGGTGCTCTACTTCGAGCAGCTGCGGCTGCGGAGCGCGATCCAGTCCGGGGGCGGCAGCATGGGCGGCCACGACGCGGCGCTCTTCTTCGGgtgcgccgcggccgccgcgtcgGTGCAGGGCAGCGTGAACATGCGCTCCGGCAGCGGCGCCATGTCCCCGCGGGACAACTACGCGTCAGTGCGGCGGGAGAACCGGGAGCTCAAGCTGGAGGTGGCGCGGATGCGGATGCGGCTCACGGACCTGGAGAAGGACCACGTGAGCATGAAGCGGGAGCTGGTGCGGGTCGGCCCCGCCAACCGCCTGCTCCGGGGCTTCGCGCGCAGCCTCAGCAGGCTCTTCCGCATGCGCCCCGCCGCCGAGCCGGGGCTGCAGCAGCTCGGCGCCAAGGCCACCGCCGATGCCAAGGTGCTcttccagcgccgccgccgccactccaTCTCATGA
- the LOC136539925 gene encoding BTB/POZ domain-containing protein At1g03010-like isoform X1, protein MGVATVTELKQSISGKRTFRPSLISRHANEWPPTDVSSDLTVEVGTSSFALHKLFAQFPLVSLSGKIRRLVAEAKDAKLARLSLHGTPGGAPAFELAAKFCYGVHVDVTVANVAMLRCAAHYLQITDDFSDKSLELRAEAFLRDAVLPSIASSVAVLRSCEALLPAAEDVGLVPRLIAAIASNVCKEQLTSGLSKLDQCAAQLKPAAAFADLDSQGDWWGKSVAALGLDFFQRLLSAVKAKGLKQETVTRILINYAQNSLHGLMARDVHRCGGAAANADAVKKQRAIVEAIVGLLPAQSKKSPVPMAFLSGLLKTAMSVSASSICRADLEKRIGMQLDQAILEDILIAASAGAGAATPAGHGQQHALYDTDVVACIFSVFLNLDDDHNEEDAGFDYDSPRPPKQSLLVKAAKLLDSYLAEVALDSNILPSKFISLAELLPDHARVVTDGLYRAVDIFLKVHPNIKEAERYRLCKAIDCQRLTPDACSHAAQNERLPVQMAVQVLYFEQLRLRSAIQSGGGSMGGHDAALFFGCAAAAASVQGSVNMRSGSGAMSPRDNYASVRRENRELKLEVARMRMRLTDLEKDHVSMKRELVRVGPANRLLRGFARSLSRLFRMRPAAEPGLQQLGAKATADAKVLFQRRRRHSIS, encoded by the exons atggGCGTGGCGACGGTGACAGAGCTGAAGCAGAGCATCTCCGGGAAGAGGACATTCCGGCCGAGCCTCATCAGCCGCCACGCCAATGAGTG GCCTCCGACCGACGTCTCCAGCGACCTCACCGTCGAGGTCGGCACCTCCAGCTTCGCGCTCCACAAG CTGTTCGCGCAGTTCCCGCTGGTGTCCCTGAGCGGCAAGATCCGGCGGCTCGTCGCGGAGGCCAAGGACGCCAAGCTGGCGCGGCTCAGCCTGCACGGCACCCCGGGGGGCGCGCCGGCGTTCGAGCTCGCCGCCAAGTTCTGCTACGGCGTCCACGTGGACGTCACGGTCGCCAACGTCGCCATGCTGCGCTGCGCCGCGCACTACCTGCAGATCACCGACGACTTCTCCGACAAGAGCCTGGAGCTCCGCGCCGAGGCGTTCCTCCGCGACGCGGTGCTCCCCAGCATCGCCAGCTCCGTCGCCGTGCTCCGCAGCTGCGAGGCGCTGCTCCCGGCCGCCGAGGACGTCGGCCTCGTGCCCCGCCTCATCGCCGCCATCGCTAGCAACGTGTGCAAGGAGCAGCTCACGTCGGGGCTGTCCAAGCTGGACCAGTGCGCGGCGCAGCTGAAGCCCGCCGCGGCGTTCGCCGACCTCGACTCGCAGGGCGACTGGTGGGGCAAGTCGGTGGCCGCGCTCGGCCTCGACTTCTTCCAGCGCCTGCTGTCCGCGGTCAAGGCCAAGGGGCTCAAGCAGGAGACGGTGACCCGGATCCTCATCAACTACGCGCAGAACTCGCTGCACGGGCTCATGGCCAGGGACGTGCACAGATGCGGCGGCGCCGCCGCGAACGCTGACGCCGTCAAGAAGCAGCGCGCCATCGTGGAGGCCATCGTGGGCCTGCTCCCGGCGCAGTCCAAGAAGAGCCCCGTGCCGATGGCCTTCCTCTCGGGGCTCCTCAAGACGGCGATGTCGGTGTCCGCGTCCAGCATCTGCAGGGCCGACCTGGAGAAGCGGATCGGCATGCAGCTGGACCAGGCCATCCTGGAGGACATACTCATCGCCGccagcgcgggcgcgggcgcggccacGCCGGCCGGGCACGGGCAGCAGCACGCGCTGTACGACACGGACGTGGTGGCGTGCATCTTCTCGGTGTTCCTCAACCTCGACGACGACCACAACGAGGAGGACGCCGGGTTCGACTACGACAGCCCGCGGCCGCCCAAGCAGAGCCTCCTGGTGAAGGCCGCCAAGCTGCTGGACAGCTACCTCGCGGAGGTGGCGCTCGACTCCAACATCCTCCCGTCCAAGTTCATCTCCCTTGCCGAGCTGCTCCCGGACCACGCTCGCGTCGTCACCGACGGCCTCTACCGCGCCGTCGACATCTTCCTCAAG GTGCACCCGAACATCAAGGAGGCGGAGAGGTACCGGCTGTGCAAGGCGATCGACTGCCAGCGTCTGACGCCTGACGCGTGCAGCCACGCGGCGCAGAACGAGCGGCTCCCGGTGCAGATGGCGGTGCAGGTGCTCTACTTCGAGCAGCTGCGGCTGCGGAGCGCGATCCAGTCCGGGGGCGGCAGCATGGGCGGCCACGACGCGGCGCTCTTCTTCGGgtgcgccgcggccgccgcgtcgGTGCAGGGCAGCGTGAACATGCGCTCCGGCAGCGGCGCCATGTCCCCGCGGGACAACTACGCGTCAGTGCGGCGGGAGAACCGGGAGCTCAAGCTGGAGGTGGCGCGGATGCGGATGCGGCTCACGGACCTGGAGAAGGACCACGTGAGCATGAAGCGGGAGCTGGTGCGGGTCGGCCCCGCCAACCGCCTGCTCCGGGGCTTCGCGCGCAGCCTCAGCAGGCTCTTCCGCATGCGCCCCGCCGCCGAGCCGGGGCTGCAGCAGCTCGGCGCCAAGGCCACCGCCGATGCCAAGGTGCTcttccagcgccgccgccgccactccaTCTCATGA